Below is a genomic region from Fischerella sp. PCC 9605.
TATACTTTCTGCAAAAATACTAGAGTCTTTACTCGTAACGATAGAGGGGCTAATATGGCAACGCTTCAAATTAGAAATTAGCATACCTAGGCGTTTACCAATCACTTCATTACTAATTAACAATTTTGGTTGCAAAAGTTTCCAGGCTAAAATACTCTTTCCACCTGGTGCGGCGCACATATCAAAAACTAGCTCTACATGCTGAGTAATTTTTAGCAAAACTGAAGCCGCAAATACAGAAGAAAAATCTAAACAATATAAATATCCTTGCTCATGGAGTGGATGTTGACCCGGTTTTTCTCCCAAAGATAAACGGTCTATAAAAGAGGGTTGCCAAAATGTGGGCGTTTCCACTAAAAATGGCGAAACTTCTAATTTATCTTGACACCAAATTACACATGGATAAAAAGGTTTGGGATTAATTAAAGCTTCCACAAACTTTTCTTGGTCATCCAAGTTTTGAAATAGACGTTTGCTAAGTTTAAGTAATAATTTTGAAGGTGTTTCCATAAAATTTTGCTAATAACTTTATAGTAATCAAAGGCAGGGTAATGCTTGAAACTTCCGGTGGCAAACTGATGCTGAAAAATACCAGCATAAATGGCATCATAATTCTCTGGCTTAAAGGCAGTTTTATTTTAAGTAACTTAACTAACTTGCAACTTTACACGCCACACATAGATCGAGCGTTGACCTGTTGCTCAGTACTTTGTACTTTACTGCTGCTGGGGCGGCGAGGATTTTATGTAGTTTTTAATACTTAACTTCATTCGTATTTGATACACTAACCATGACCTCCTTATTCTGATACCGCTTCATATTTCTCCACAATTTTTCTAAAAACCGTTAAACTTCATTGCAAACTAAGAAGACGAGTAAGACAACGTGATAAGTTTTGATAATGTAAATCAATTAACGTGGAATTAACTAAGGAAGGAGAACACGGTGGCAATGGAATCAAATGTTTTGAAGCCTACAGGTGCAGTCCTGGAAGAAGATTTCAGTGAATATGTTGCCCACCTCCAAGTGCACATGGCTTTGCAAGCTCGCAATCTGGTTCCAACCCTGAAGCAGACACAGGCGGATAGCCGAGAAGAATTACTCCATCAAACCCAAGCCAATTTTGAAAAACTAATTTCTCGCCGAGCTATTTAACCTAAATCTATACAAATCTTAAATAA
It encodes:
- a CDS encoding RsmB/NOP family class I SAM-dependent RNA methyltransferase, translated to METPSKLLLKLSKRLFQNLDDQEKFVEALINPKPFYPCVIWCQDKLEVSPFLVETPTFWQPSFIDRLSLGEKPGQHPLHEQGYLYCLDFSSVFAASVLLKITQHVELVFDMCAAPGGKSILAWKLLQPKLLISNEVIGKRLGMLISNLKRCHISPSIVTSKDSSIFAESIPSSSDLAIVDAPCTGQSLLAKGEKAPGCFHPSAINKSANRQKRILANSARIVSPQGYLAYMTCTYSPEENEEVGEWLLKKFPQFQPVKISHLRDYQSHLTTMPCYRMFPQYGLGAGAFTMLFKNTEEGDKKEVDADKLSAVWMNTKRADMGELEEN